In Caldicellulosiruptor morganii, the following proteins share a genomic window:
- a CDS encoding sulfite exporter TauE/SafE family protein, with amino-acid sequence MIEVLLVSAIAGFVGSLLGIGGGLIVIPFLSIVFKLNMHQAAAAGLVSVIATSSGAASAYVKDGLTHLRIGMFLQLATVIGGVLGAILSGFLPAKILSVIFGILLLYNSLLMIKNRNSDEKYKDCSEENLSYAKWTQILGLYGSYYDRISNREITYRAQNTFWGFLMMIFAGLLSGLLGIGSGIFKVLALDTIMKLPFKVSTATSNFMMGVTALASISIYLARGDIVYDTCGAVAAGVLVGSLTGAKVMPYIKSKYLKIAFAIVLIYTSFEMIKKGLF; translated from the coding sequence ATGATTGAAGTATTGTTGGTATCGGCAATTGCAGGATTTGTCGGATCGCTTTTGGGAATTGGCGGTGGGCTCATTGTAATTCCGTTTCTGTCAATAGTGTTCAAACTGAATATGCACCAGGCGGCGGCAGCAGGGCTTGTATCTGTCATTGCAACATCATCCGGCGCCGCCTCGGCGTATGTAAAAGATGGACTGACACACCTGAGAATAGGAATGTTTTTGCAGCTTGCAACGGTTATTGGTGGTGTGCTTGGTGCAATTTTGAGCGGTTTTTTGCCGGCAAAGATTCTGTCAGTGATATTTGGAATACTTCTTCTCTACAATTCGCTATTAATGATAAAAAATAGAAATTCTGATGAAAAGTATAAAGACTGCTCAGAAGAAAATCTTTCTTATGCAAAGTGGACACAGATTCTCGGGCTTTACGGAAGCTATTATGACAGGATTTCAAACAGAGAAATAACATACAGAGCACAAAATACTTTCTGGGGTTTTTTGATGATGATATTTGCAGGACTTCTGTCAGGACTTTTGGGAATAGGCAGCGGTATATTCAAAGTGCTGGCTCTTGATACAATAATGAAACTACCCTTTAAGGTCTCAACCGCAACAAGCAATTTCATGATGGGTGTAACAGCCTTGGCAAGCATCAGTATATACCTTGCACGAGGAGATATTGTATATGACACATGCGGGGCTGTTGCAGCTGGAGTTTTAGTTGGATCTTTGACTGGTGCTAAAGTTATGCCCTACATAAAGTCAAAATATTTGAAAATAGCCTTTGCTATTGTTTTGATTTATACATCATTTGAAATGATTAAAAAGGGGTTGTTTTGA
- a CDS encoding DUF1634 domain-containing protein: MQNKRSLNMENIISWILRSGVVLSISVISAGLFAHIVIGAKMATLIIKAGLYILFLTPFARLVASLLMFLLEKDFIYFAITLAIIVIIVLSNILVSLRF, from the coding sequence ATGCAAAACAAAAGAAGTCTTAACATGGAAAATATTATTAGCTGGATTTTAAGGTCTGGAGTTGTACTTTCTATTTCTGTCATCTCTGCTGGTCTTTTTGCTCACATTGTAATTGGTGCAAAAATGGCAACTTTGATAATAAAGGCAGGGCTTTATATTCTATTTTTAACACCCTTTGCAAGGCTGGTTGCCTCATTGCTTATGTTTCTTCTCGAAAAGGATTTTATATACTTTGCAATTACGCTGGCTATAATTGTGATTATTGTGCTGAGCAATATACTGGTTTCACTGAGGTTTTAA
- a CDS encoding iron-containing alcohol dehydrogenase has translation MDNLVFNYFIPTKILFGPGSLNRLKDEKMPGKKALIVISAGTSMKKHGYLDRLTSILKEKGIDYVVFDKILPNPIKKHVMEGAKLAKEEGCDFVIGLGGGSSIDSAKSIALMAKHDGDYWDYIVGGTGKGKLPENGALPIVAITTTAGTGTEADPWTVITNEETNEKIGYGNQYTFPTLSVVDPELMLSVPPHLTAYQGFDAFFHAVEGYIAKIATPISDAFALKSVELIAKYLPICVKDGSNLEARTYVALANTLSGFVESTSSCTSEHSMEHALSAFHPDLPHGAGLIMLSEAYHTFFASKVPQRYIQLAKAMGVDVESLPEDERPFAFIRAMKKLQEDCGVGNLKMSDYGIKEDEIEKLADNAIKTMGGLFEVDPYKLSFEDTVEIMKKAYK, from the coding sequence ATGGATAATTTGGTGTTTAACTATTTTATACCCACAAAAATCCTCTTTGGACCGGGGTCTTTAAACAGGCTCAAAGACGAAAAAATGCCGGGTAAAAAGGCTTTGATTGTCATATCGGCAGGTACATCCATGAAAAAGCATGGATACTTGGACAGGCTAACTTCTATACTGAAAGAAAAAGGGATTGACTATGTTGTGTTTGACAAAATTTTGCCCAATCCTATAAAAAAACATGTTATGGAAGGTGCAAAATTAGCAAAGGAAGAGGGATGCGACTTTGTGATTGGGCTTGGTGGTGGAAGCAGTATAGATTCTGCAAAGAGCATTGCTCTGATGGCTAAGCACGATGGCGATTACTGGGACTATATTGTGGGCGGGACAGGCAAAGGGAAGTTACCAGAAAACGGTGCACTTCCAATTGTTGCAATAACAACAACGGCAGGCACAGGAACAGAAGCTGACCCGTGGACTGTTATAACAAACGAAGAGACAAATGAGAAAATAGGCTATGGCAATCAGTATACATTCCCAACACTTTCTGTGGTTGACCCGGAGCTTATGCTGAGTGTGCCACCCCATCTTACCGCATACCAGGGGTTTGATGCCTTCTTCCATGCAGTTGAAGGGTATATTGCAAAGATTGCAACACCAATAAGCGATGCATTTGCGCTCAAGAGTGTTGAGCTTATTGCAAAGTATCTTCCGATTTGCGTCAAAGATGGCAGCAATCTTGAGGCAAGGACGTATGTCGCTCTGGCAAACACTCTATCTGGCTTTGTGGAATCAACTTCCAGCTGCACATCAGAACATTCAATGGAGCATGCTCTTTCTGCTTTTCACCCGGATTTGCCGCATGGTGCAGGGCTTATAATGCTATCCGAGGCTTATCATACGTTCTTTGCATCAAAGGTGCCTCAAAGGTACATTCAGCTTGCTAAAGCTATGGGTGTTGATGTTGAAAGTTTGCCTGAGGATGAAAGACCATTTGCATTTATCAGGGCAATGAAAAAGCTACAGGAAGATTGTGGTGTTGGAAATTTGAAGATGTCTGACTATGGAATTAAAGAGGATGAGATAGAAAAACTTGCTGACAATGCGATAAAGACAATGGGCGGGCTTTTTGAGGTTGACCCGTATAAGCTTTCTTTTGAAGATACAGTGGAAATTATGAAAAAGGCTTATAAATAA
- a CDS encoding winged helix-turn-helix transcriptional regulator codes for MAQKQKVKEATCEIEVAFEVIGGKWKPLILWYLGEYGTLRFAQLQHLIPDITHRILTKQLRELEEHGLILRKVYPEVPVKVEYSLTEKGKEVLPILDMMCDWADKYDYFGYKLKYCLCNEDSCNIAQDD; via the coding sequence ATGGCTCAAAAGCAGAAGGTCAAAGAAGCAACATGTGAAATAGAAGTTGCATTTGAGGTAATAGGCGGAAAATGGAAACCACTTATTCTGTGGTATTTAGGTGAGTATGGAACACTGAGGTTTGCCCAGCTGCAACACTTAATCCCTGATATTACCCACAGAATTCTGACAAAGCAGCTTCGGGAACTTGAAGAGCATGGCTTGATTTTGCGCAAAGTATATCCCGAGGTGCCTGTAAAGGTGGAATATAGCCTTACTGAAAAAGGAAAAGAGGTTTTGCCAATCCTTGATATGATGTGCGACTGGGCTGATAAGTATGACTATTTTGGATACAAATTGAAATACTGCCTCTGCAATGAGGATTCCTGCAACATTGCTCAGGATGATTGA
- a CDS encoding gamma-glutamylcyclotransferase family protein has protein sequence MYLFVYGSLLSHNSHNFLLNGCKLIGKAILDGFGLYKVSWYPAIVPKENSKVLGEVYQIDISTLKKIDEFEDEGELYRRKEVEVVLENGNTLKAFTYVYLLEVNEDNYIPLENQPWKE, from the coding sequence GTGTATCTTTTCGTCTATGGTAGTCTTCTTTCCCACAACAGCCACAACTTTTTATTAAATGGCTGTAAACTCATAGGAAAAGCAATTTTGGATGGCTTTGGGCTCTACAAGGTAAGCTGGTACCCTGCAATAGTGCCAAAAGAGAACTCAAAGGTGCTCGGTGAGGTTTACCAGATTGACATAAGCACCTTAAAAAAGATAGATGAATTTGAAGATGAAGGTGAGCTTTACAGGAGAAAAGAGGTTGAGGTTGTGCTTGAAAATGGCAACACTTTGAAAGCCTTCACCTATGTATATTTGCTTGAGGTTAATGAGGATAACTACATTCCTCTTGAGAATCAGCCGTGGAAGGAGTAA
- a CDS encoding SDR family NAD(P)-dependent oxidoreductase, with the protein MKVIVTGTNKGLGLCLVKKFVQMGHIVIAGFYEKDDIGKLQEFVNSKNYNGEVFLVSMDVSDEKSVSQAVGIIKEKYGQIDAVIHNAGVLFPSDRNSDILNTDIDILRKTLEVNTIGTVIVMKHTYDIVRKDGKGIMIFITSDAASITNTGSNFPAYSISKAAANKAVIILKRTIGDACRVYAMHPGWMKTDMGGEGAQIDPMESAQGIYDIIAGNVKIDKDVWYINYKGEQMMV; encoded by the coding sequence ATGAAGGTAATAGTAACAGGGACAAATAAAGGACTTGGTTTATGTCTTGTAAAAAAGTTTGTGCAAATGGGACACATTGTAATTGCCGGGTTTTATGAAAAAGACGATATTGGCAAACTGCAGGAATTCGTGAATTCCAAAAATTATAATGGTGAAGTCTTCTTGGTATCCATGGACGTTTCAGACGAAAAATCGGTTTCACAGGCTGTTGGTATTATTAAAGAAAAATACGGTCAAATAGATGCTGTTATTCACAATGCTGGTGTACTTTTCCCATCCGACAGGAACTCAGACATCCTTAACACTGATATTGATATTTTAAGAAAAACATTAGAAGTAAATACAATTGGAACAGTAATAGTTATGAAACATACTTACGATATTGTTAGAAAAGATGGCAAAGGAATCATGATTTTCATAACATCTGATGCTGCTTCAATAACCAATACTGGCAGCAATTTCCCTGCCTATTCCATCTCAAAAGCAGCTGCTAACAAAGCTGTTATAATTTTGAAAAGAACTATTGGTGATGCTTGCAGAGTTTACGCTATGCATCCTGGCTGGATGAAAACAGACATGGGTGGCGAAGGTGCGCAAATTGACCCTATGGAATCTGCCCAGGGTATTTATGACATAATAGCAGGCAACGTAAAGATAGACAAAGATGTGTGGTATATAAATTACAAAGGTGAACAGATGATGGTATAG
- a CDS encoding YetF domain-containing protein — protein MLIYNGKINIENLSKAKITRDELLEAIREHGALSIEEVELGVLEMDGNISIITKQSKDEYVKKKIPLRIKQRE, from the coding sequence TTGCTGATTTATAATGGGAAAATTAATATTGAGAATCTTTCCAAAGCTAAAATTACAAGGGACGAATTACTTGAAGCTATAAGAGAACATGGTGCCCTGTCAATTGAAGAAGTTGAACTTGGGGTTCTTGAAATGGATGGTAATATAAGTATTATTACTAAGCAGTCAAAAGATGAGTATGTAAAAAAGAAAATACCATTGAGGATAAAGCAAAGAGAATGA
- a CDS encoding PIN domain-containing protein: MEKIWIDANIILRYLLHDHEEFFQKAKKIMLKAEQGKLKLLVAPITIAEVVWTLESFYKIPKDKIADILSSFICSDGIEVEEEDVVLFALKNYKESNVDFIDAYLSNHMAKSGNNRIFTFDKKHFSRLNVKIVDMA, translated from the coding sequence ATGGAAAAAATATGGATTGATGCAAATATAATTTTGAGATATCTTTTGCATGACCACGAGGAGTTTTTTCAGAAAGCTAAGAAGATTATGCTCAAAGCCGAGCAAGGAAAATTAAAACTGCTTGTTGCCCCAATTACAATCGCAGAGGTTGTATGGACTCTTGAGTCGTTTTATAAGATACCAAAAGATAAAATAGCTGATATTCTCAGTTCATTCATATGCTCAGATGGTATTGAAGTGGAAGAAGAGGATGTTGTTCTTTTTGCACTCAAAAATTATAAGGAAAGCAATGTTGATTTCATTGATGCATATCTTTCCAATCACATGGCAAAGTCAGGGAACAACAGGATATTCACTTTTGATAAAAAGCATTTTTCAAGACTTAATGTTAAAATTGTAGATATGGCTTAG
- a CDS encoding AbrB/MazE/SpoVT family DNA-binding domain-containing protein, which produces MIRATSKITGRGQVQLPAEIRRIMGGEIGDSVLFTVQDDGKVVVEVIKKRKLSDLGGALKSSVVFTDLEHEAEATKEIWVSKRVKGTQHNGKNMD; this is translated from the coding sequence ATGATACGTGCAACGTCGAAAATTACTGGGAGGGGACAAGTACAGTTGCCAGCTGAGATAAGAAGGATTATGGGGGGAGAGATAGGGGACAGTGTGCTTTTCACCGTGCAGGACGATGGCAAGGTTGTAGTTGAAGTTATAAAAAAGCGAAAACTATCAGACCTTGGGGGTGCTCTAAAGTCATCAGTCGTATTTACAGATTTGGAACATGAAGCTGAGGCTACAAAGGAAATCTGGGTAAGCAAAAGAGTAAAGGGGACACAGCATAATGGAAAAAATATGGATTGA
- the cysS gene encoding cysteine--tRNA ligase, translated as MKLYNTLTMTKEEFEPLEQGKVKMYVCGPTVYDFIHIGNARPLIVFDTLRRYFEYKGYEVLYIQNFTDIEDKMINRANKEGITVFELAERFINEYYKDADRLNVRRATRNPRATEEIEDMINLIQRLLDRGYAYVVDGDVYFRTRKFAEYGKLSHKNIEELIAGARVDPGEKKEDPLDFALWKAKKQGEPAWISPWGEGRPGWHIECSVMAMKYLGETIDIHAGGQDLIFPHHENEIAQSEAATGKPFARFWLHNGYVNINNEKMSKSLGNFFTVREIIEKYHPEALRLFMLQAHYRKPLNFSIDLIQQAESALKRIYTCYENLENLIKNGTMSDSSDKELQASLEILKARFIEAMEDDLNTAEATGYLFEMVREINTHANTCSKEVLIFAKDILKELCSILGILEQYEEKKDEIPPEILELVEKRNEARKAKNFLEADRIRDELKSLGYIVLDTPQGTKVERVK; from the coding sequence ATGAAGCTTTACAACACTCTGACAATGACAAAAGAGGAATTTGAACCCTTGGAGCAAGGCAAAGTGAAGATGTATGTGTGTGGACCGACGGTGTATGACTTTATTCACATTGGCAATGCAAGACCTTTGATCGTGTTTGACACGCTGAGGAGATATTTTGAGTACAAAGGCTATGAGGTTTTGTACATCCAGAACTTTACTGATATTGAAGACAAGATGATAAACAGGGCAAACAAAGAGGGGATAACCGTTTTTGAGCTTGCTGAAAGGTTTATAAACGAGTATTATAAAGACGCAGACAGGCTAAATGTAAGGCGCGCAACCAGAAATCCAAGAGCAACAGAAGAGATTGAAGATATGATAAACCTTATTCAAAGGCTTTTAGACAGAGGATATGCATATGTTGTTGATGGAGATGTGTATTTTAGAACAAGAAAATTTGCAGAGTACGGAAAGCTTTCTCACAAGAACATTGAAGAGCTGATAGCCGGTGCGCGTGTTGACCCGGGCGAGAAGAAAGAGGACCCGCTTGACTTTGCTCTGTGGAAGGCAAAAAAACAAGGTGAGCCGGCTTGGATCTCACCCTGGGGCGAGGGCAGACCCGGCTGGCATATAGAGTGTTCTGTTATGGCAATGAAATACCTTGGTGAGACTATAGACATTCACGCAGGCGGGCAGGATTTGATCTTTCCTCATCATGAAAATGAGATTGCCCAAAGTGAGGCAGCAACAGGAAAACCATTTGCACGTTTCTGGCTTCACAACGGGTATGTGAACATAAACAATGAAAAGATGTCAAAGTCGCTGGGGAACTTCTTTACTGTAAGAGAAATCATTGAAAAGTACCATCCAGAGGCACTGAGGCTTTTTATGCTCCAGGCTCATTACAGAAAGCCTCTGAACTTTTCTATTGATTTGATTCAGCAGGCAGAAAGTGCCTTGAAGAGAATCTACACATGTTATGAAAACCTTGAGAACCTGATCAAAAATGGAACAATGTCAGACAGCAGCGACAAAGAACTTCAAGCTTCCTTGGAAATTCTTAAGGCAAGGTTTATAGAGGCAATGGAAGATGACCTCAACACTGCCGAGGCAACCGGGTATCTTTTTGAGATGGTAAGGGAAATCAATACACACGCAAATACATGTTCAAAAGAAGTGCTTATTTTTGCAAAAGACATTTTAAAAGAGCTTTGCAGCATTTTGGGAATCTTAGAGCAGTATGAAGAGAAAAAGGATGAAATTCCACCTGAGATTTTAGAACTTGTTGAAAAGCGAAATGAGGCAAGAAAAGCCAAAAACTTTCTTGAGGCAGACAGGATAAGAGATGAGCTAAAAAGCTTGGGCTATATAGTTTTGGACACACCGCAGGGGACAAAGGTTGAGAGGGTAAAATAA
- the epsC gene encoding serine O-acetyltransferase EpsC: protein MFRFIRMIKEEMDVIMEKDPACKSRLETLLYPSLWAIIYHRIAHWFYQRRMYFIARWISQRARHKTGIEIHPGAKIGRRVFIDHGMGVVIGETAEIGDDVLIYQGVTLGGTGKEKGKRHPTIGNNVLIGAGAKVLGPFKVGDNTKIGANAVVLREVEDNSTVVGVPGRVVRKEKKEKPSVEEQLDQVGFPDPLAMQICRLEAKIEALEKKLAEYERRLMEYEALQHSDNDKRGI from the coding sequence ATGTTTAGATTCATCAGGATGATAAAAGAAGAGATGGATGTAATTATGGAAAAAGACCCTGCTTGCAAAAGCAGGCTTGAGACCCTTTTGTACCCCAGCCTTTGGGCAATAATTTATCACAGGATTGCTCACTGGTTTTATCAAAGAAGGATGTACTTTATTGCCCGCTGGATTTCTCAGCGGGCACGGCACAAAACAGGAATTGAAATACACCCAGGTGCAAAAATTGGCAGGCGTGTATTTATCGACCATGGCATGGGTGTTGTTATTGGTGAGACAGCTGAGATTGGCGATGATGTGCTGATTTATCAGGGTGTCACACTGGGGGGGACAGGTAAGGAAAAGGGCAAACGCCATCCTACAATTGGCAACAATGTCTTAATTGGTGCTGGTGCAAAGGTTTTGGGACCTTTTAAGGTGGGGGACAATACAAAAATTGGTGCAAATGCAGTTGTTCTTCGTGAGGTTGAAGACAACTCAACTGTTGTTGGTGTGCCGGGAAGGGTTGTCAGAAAAGAAAAAAAGGAAAAACCATCTGTTGAAGAGCAGCTTGACCAGGTGGGATTTCCCGACCCGCTTGCAATGCAGATTTGCAGGCTCGAAGCAAAAATAGAAGCCTTAGAGAAAAAACTTGCCGAGTATGAAAGGAGATTAATGGAGTATGAAGCTTTACAACACTCTGACAATGACAAAAGAGGAATTTGA
- the gltX gene encoding glutamate--tRNA ligase, whose translation MEVRTRFAPSPTGHLHIGGARTALFNYLFAKKHGGKFIVRIEDTDLERSSIESEKVILESLRWLGIEWDEGVEVGGPYGPYRSTERVDIYKKYVDILFEKGYAYHCYCTEEELEYQRQQLLSQGKMPRYTGKCRNLTDAEKRKLEAEGRKPAVRFKVLEGVKIVVHDLVRGDVEFLSDDIGDFVIVKSDGIPTYNFAVVIDDHLMKISHVIRGEEHLSNTPRQILIYNALGFDLPQFAHVSLILGKDRTKMSKRHGSTWVEQYREKGYLKEGLINFLALLGWSPEENIEIFDMQYLIENFSLERVSKNPAIFDLDKLNYINSQHIKQKSLDELTMLSIPYLVEAGYIKETEAKEKFEWLKKIVKSVYEGLDYLAQIKDKVDIFFNNEVKIEDNDAKEVLKWEHVKHLIDVFESKIKEAGELTVDTIKALFKEIQKETGYKGKNLFMPIRVALTGKTHGPELVEIIEILGKENILKRLEFFKTWYN comes from the coding sequence GTGGAAGTAAGAACAAGATTTGCGCCAAGTCCAACAGGGCACCTTCACATTGGCGGTGCAAGAACAGCTCTGTTTAATTACCTTTTTGCAAAAAAACACGGCGGAAAGTTTATAGTAAGGATAGAAGACACAGACTTGGAAAGATCGTCTATTGAGTCCGAAAAGGTTATTTTGGAGAGTTTAAGATGGCTTGGGATTGAATGGGACGAAGGCGTTGAAGTGGGCGGTCCATATGGACCATACCGCTCAACAGAAAGAGTAGATATCTACAAAAAGTATGTTGACATTCTATTTGAGAAAGGATACGCATATCATTGCTACTGCACAGAAGAAGAGCTGGAATATCAGCGACAGCAGCTTCTAAGTCAGGGAAAAATGCCAAGATACACCGGAAAGTGCAGGAATCTTACAGATGCAGAAAAGAGAAAACTCGAGGCAGAGGGTAGAAAACCAGCTGTTCGTTTCAAAGTGCTAGAAGGTGTGAAAATAGTTGTTCATGATCTGGTAAGGGGTGATGTTGAGTTTTTAAGCGATGACATTGGCGATTTTGTGATTGTCAAGTCTGATGGAATTCCAACATATAACTTTGCGGTTGTTATAGATGACCATTTGATGAAGATTTCGCATGTTATAAGGGGTGAAGAGCATCTTTCAAACACACCGCGCCAGATTTTAATTTACAACGCACTCGGGTTTGATCTGCCGCAGTTTGCACATGTATCTTTGATTTTGGGAAAAGACAGAACAAAGATGTCCAAGCGCCATGGTTCAACCTGGGTTGAGCAGTACAGAGAGAAGGGGTATTTGAAAGAAGGACTTATAAACTTTCTTGCTCTTCTTGGCTGGTCGCCGGAAGAGAATATAGAGATATTTGACATGCAGTATCTTATTGAAAACTTTTCACTTGAGAGGGTTTCAAAAAACCCTGCAATATTTGACCTTGACAAACTAAACTATATAAACTCTCAGCATATAAAGCAAAAATCCCTGGATGAACTAACAATGCTTAGTATCCCCTACCTTGTTGAGGCGGGGTATATCAAAGAAACTGAGGCAAAAGAAAAGTTTGAGTGGCTGAAAAAGATTGTAAAATCTGTGTATGAAGGGCTTGATTATCTTGCGCAGATTAAAGATAAAGTTGATATCTTTTTTAACAATGAAGTTAAAATAGAAGATAATGATGCAAAAGAGGTCTTGAAGTGGGAGCATGTAAAGCATTTGATTGACGTCTTTGAAAGTAAAATAAAAGAAGCCGGGGAGTTGACGGTTGATACCATCAAAGCTCTTTTCAAAGAGATACAAAAAGAAACAGGGTATAAAGGCAAAAATTTGTTCATGCCGATAAGAGTTGCACTGACAGGTAAAACCCACGGCCCTGAGCTTGTTGAAATAATAGAAATTCTGGGCAAAGAAAACATACTAAAACGATTGGAATTCTTCAAAACGTGGTATAATTAG
- a CDS encoding Ig-like domain-containing protein: protein MKPKNLRLISFFILTLFLFQLIFATPIMRVKAQTNNGIAVVYKSFGGKKWDQFFGVSVTPDGGCIAVGSSNSADRDMAGLNKGDFDAIIVRYDSKGNIKWKKGFGGSGLDKFEGVAVTPDGGCIAVGASSSSDGDMAGLNKDDFDAIVVKYDSKGNIKWKKSFGGDSLDQFFGVAITPDGGCIAVGFSASDDEDMLGLSKGDSDAIIVKYNKEGKLEWKKSFGGSNRDFFNEVAVTPDGGCIAVGYSESNDRDMAGLSKGDIDAIIVKYNKEGKIKWKKSFGGSKVDYFFGVSVTPDGGCIAVGSSNSADGDMVGLNKDDFDAIIVRYDSKGNIKWKKGFGGSKVDYFCGVAVTPDRGCTAVGFSTSDGGDMTGLNKGDSDAMIVKYNIEGKMEWKKSFGGSSGDYFNEVAITPDGGYIAVGYSYSNDGDMAGLNKGDRDAIIVKISKQIKVIKVNGVKLNKTNITLKEGAKDKLIATVIPSNATNRGVTWTSSNSKVVKVDSNGNLTALDKGTATITVRTVDGGYKATCKVVVK, encoded by the coding sequence ATGAAACCTAAAAATTTACGCTTAATTTCATTTTTTATTTTAACACTATTTTTATTCCAACTAATATTTGCAACACCAATAATGAGGGTTAAAGCACAGACAAATAATGGAATTGCCGTAGTTTATAAAAGTTTTGGTGGGAAAAAGTGGGATCAGTTTTTTGGAGTATCAGTAACACCAGATGGGGGATGTATAGCAGTAGGGAGCTCTAATTCTGCCGATAGAGATATGGCAGGGTTAAATAAAGGTGATTTTGACGCAATAATAGTGAGATATGATTCAAAAGGAAATATAAAATGGAAGAAGGGTTTTGGTGGAAGTGGGTTAGATAAATTTGAAGGAGTAGCAGTAACACCAGATGGAGGATGTATAGCAGTGGGGGCTTCAAGCTCTTCCGATGGAGATATGGCAGGGTTAAATAAAGATGATTTTGACGCAATAGTAGTGAAATATGATTCGAAGGGAAATATAAAATGGAAGAAGAGTTTTGGTGGAGATAGTTTGGATCAATTCTTTGGAGTAGCAATAACGCCAGATGGAGGATGTATAGCAGTAGGATTTTCAGCGTCTGATGATGAAGATATGTTAGGGTTAAGTAAAGGTGATAGTGACGCAATAATAGTAAAATATAACAAAGAAGGAAAATTAGAATGGAAGAAGAGTTTTGGTGGAAGTAACAGAGATTTTTTTAATGAAGTAGCAGTAACACCAGATGGAGGATGTATAGCGGTAGGATATTCAGAATCTAACGATAGAGATATGGCAGGTTTAAGTAAAGGTGATATCGATGCAATAATAGTAAAATATAACAAAGAAGGGAAAATAAAATGGAAGAAAAGTTTTGGTGGAAGTAAGGTGGATTATTTTTTTGGAGTATCAGTAACACCAGATGGGGGATGTATAGCAGTGGGGAGCTCTAATTCTGCCGATGGAGATATGGTAGGGTTAAATAAAGATGATTTTGACGCAATAATAGTGAGATATGATTCAAAAGGAAATATAAAATGGAAGAAGGGTTTTGGTGGAAGTAAGGTGGATTATTTTTGTGGAGTAGCAGTAACACCAGATAGAGGATGTACAGCAGTAGGGTTTTCAACGTCTGATGGTGGAGATATGACAGGGTTAAATAAAGGTGATAGTGATGCAATGATAGTAAAATATAACATAGAAGGAAAAATGGAATGGAAGAAAAGTTTTGGTGGAAGCAGTGGTGATTATTTCAATGAAGTAGCAATAACACCAGACGGAGGATATATAGCAGTAGGGTATTCATATTCTAATGATGGAGACATGGCAGGGTTAAACAAAGGTGATAGGGATGCAATAATAGTGAAAATATCAAAACAAATAAAAGTAATAAAAGTGAATGGAGTAAAACTAAATAAAACAAATATAACACTCAAAGAAGGAGCAAAAGATAAACTAATTGCAACAGTTATTCCAAGTAATGCAACAAACAGAGGAGTAACATGGACATCAAGTAATTCAAAGGTTGTAAAAGTTGATTCTAATGGAAACTTAACAGCATTAGATAAAGGAACAGCAACAATAACAGTTAGGACAGTAGATGGTGGCTATAAAGCAACTTGTAAAGTTGTAGTGAAATAA
- a CDS encoding DUF6062 family protein, with protein MYFEMIENFKEDRCIVCHLKNRAMDKFFDDFLYESVNDYSLRDRIRKGGICPGHARKLESFGDVLAHAIIYSDLLRSFKNNHHIEILPRKKKAQGQNICVFCEKEQSFEDTYTRAFSYFFATSPQFKSAFAKC; from the coding sequence GTGTATTTTGAGATGATAGAAAACTTCAAAGAAGACAGGTGCATTGTATGCCATCTTAAAAACAGGGCAATGGATAAGTTTTTTGATGATTTTCTGTATGAATCAGTAAACGACTACAGCTTACGTGACAGAATAAGAAAGGGTGGAATTTGTCCAGGGCATGCAAGAAAGTTGGAGTCGTTTGGAGATGTGCTTGCCCATGCCATTATATATTCGGATTTGCTTAGAAGTTTTAAAAACAACCACCATATTGAGATATTGCCTCGCAAAAAGAAAGCTCAAGGACAAAATATCTGCGTCTTTTGTGAAAAAGAACAGAGCTTTGAAGACACCTACACAAGAGCGTTTTCCTACTTTTTTGCCACTTCACCTCAATTTAAATCTGCATTTGCTAAGTGTTAA